TGCGCCGGGCCGGCGCCGAGACCGACGACGACACCTTCATCGCCCTCACCCACGCGAGCGGCGTCCGCTCCCACCTGTACGTCTCCTCCACCACCGCCCAGCTCGGCCCCCGCTTCCGGGTGCTGGGCTCCCGTGCGGGCTATGTGAAGCACGGCCTCGACCCGCAGGAGGCGGCGCTGCGCGAAGGACTGCGGCCGGGCCCGGCCTGGGGCGCGGAGCCCGAGGCGCTGTGGGGCCGGATCGGTGCCGGGCAGTCCCCGCTGACCGGCGGCGGCGACCCCGTGCCGACGCTCCGCGGCGACTACCCCGCGTACTACGCGGCCGTGGCCGCCGCCCTGGCCGGCGACGGCCCCAACCCGGTGACCGCCCTGGAGGCGGCCTCGGCCCTCGACGTGCTGGAGGCGGCCCGCCGGTCCGCCCACGAGAAGGTGACGGTGACCCTCTGATGCACCACCCGCAGATCACCCCCCGGTTCGCGCCCGAGATCACCCCTAGCGTGGAGGAACTGGAGGAGCAGGAACGCCGGCTGGTCTTCGACCGGTTCACCCACGACGACGCCTGGGCCCTCGGCTCCCTCCTGGTGGAGCTGGCCCGCGAGCGCCGGGCCCCGGTGGCCGTCGACATCCACCGCGGTGGGCAGCAGCTGTTCCACGCCGCCCTGCCCGGCTCCACCCCGGACAACGACGCCTGGATCAGCCGCAAGCGCCGGGTGGTGGAGCGCTACGGCGCCTCCTCCTACCTGGTGGGCGCCCGCTTCCGCGCCAAGGGCACGACGTTCGAGGAGTCCTCCCGGCTGGACCCCGACACCTATGCGGCGCACGGCGGCTGCTTCCCGGTCCGGGTCGAGGACGCGGGCGTCATCGGCACGGTGACGGTCTCCGGCCTGCCCCAGCTCCAGGACCACCGGTTCGTCGTGGAGGCGCTGGAGCGATTCCTCGGCAAGTAGGGCCCGCGCGCGGCGTCCGAAGGATTACCGCGCGGCTCCCTCCGGTTGGCACCGGTGTGCACGACCATCACGACGGCATCACACCCACCCGGAGGGAAGGGACCCGATGAGCGAGTCGACGGACAGCGCCCGCACCGTCAAGGAGTCGATCGGCCGGTACGGCGTCTGGAACGTGGGCCTCAGGGAGGAGGACCCGGCCCGGCGCGGCGACATCGCCGAGGCCGCCGCGGAACTGGAGCAACTCGGCTACGGGACCGCCTGGCTGGGCGGCAGCAGCGCGCCCCGGCACGCCGCGCCACTGCTGGAGGCGACGTCACGGCTCGTCGTCGGTACGAGCATCCAGAGCATCTGGCAGTACGAGGCCGAGGAGAGCGCGGCCGGTTTCGCCGAGCTGGAGTCGGCCCACCCGGGCCGCTTCCTGCTCGGCCTGGGCGTGAGCCACGCCAAGCTGGCGGACCAGTACCGGCGCCCGTACTCCGCCCTGGTCGGCTACCTCGACGCGCTGGACACGGCCGGGGTCCCGGCCGGACGCCGGGTGCTCGCGGCCCTGGGCCCGAAGACCCTGGAGCTCTCCCGCGACCGGTCGGCGGGCGCCATCCCCTACCTCGTCACCCCCGAGCACACCGCGCGGGCCCGCGAGATCCTGGGCGAGACCCCGCTGCTGGCACCGGAGTTCGCGGTCGTCCTGGAGACCGACCCGGGCACCGCCCGCGCCCTGGCCCGCGAGCACCTGTCGATGTACCTGGCCCTCCCGAACTACACCAACAGCTTCCGCCGCCTCGGCTACACCGACGACGACCTGGCCGACGGCGGCAGCGACCGCCTGGTGGACGCCCTGTACGCCTGGGGCGACGAATCCCGCATCCACACCCGCCTCACCGCCTTCCACGAGGCGGGCGCGGACCATGTGGCGATCCAGGTCGTGGACGGCGGCTCGCGGGAGAGCCTGCCGCGCGAGGCGTGGCGGAGGCTGGCGCCGCTGCTGGGCTGAGAAGCGGCGGAGGCGCCGGGAACCGCTCGGCCGCGCGGCGATCGCCGCGCGGCAGACGGCAGACGGCAGACGGCAGACGGCAGACGGCAGACGGCAGACGGCAGACGGCAGACGGCAGACGGCCGTTAGCGGTCCCCGGCGCTTCGGCGGCGTTACCGGTGCTACCGGCGGCACTCCCTACGCCCCGGGCGGCACTCCCTGCGCCCCCGGCGGCGCGCTGCCGGCGCTCCATCGCGGAGCGCTAGGCGTCCTTCAGTTCCTGTCGCTGGCGGCCCAGGCCCTCGACCTCCAGTTCCACCACGTCGCCGGCCCGCAGGTACGGCTTGGGGTCGGGGTGGCCCATGGCGACCCCGGCGGGCGTGCCGGTGTTGATGACGTCGCCGGGGTAGAGGGTCATGAAGTGGCTGACGTAGCGCACCACTTCACCCACGGGGAAGATCTGCTCCGCGGTCGTCCCGTCCTGCCTCAGCTCGCCGTTGACCCACAGCCGCAGCGAGAGCCGTTGCGGGTCGGGGACCTCGTCGGCCGTCACCAGCCAGGGGCCCAGCGGGTTGAACGTCTCGCAGTTCTTCCCCTTGTCCCAGGTGCCGCCGCGCTCGATCTGGAACTCCCGCTCGGACACGTCGTGCGCCACCGCGTACCCGGCGACGTGCGCGAGCCCTTCCTCGGCCGACTCCAGGTAGCGGGCCGTACGCCCGACGACGACGGCCAGCTCCACCTCCCAGTCCGTCTTGGTGGACCCGCGCGGCACCAGCACGGTGTCGTTCGGTCCGACGACCGTGTCCGCGGCCTTGAAGAAGATCACGGGCTCGGCGGGCGGCTCGGCTCCGGTCTCCCGCGCGTGGTCGTGGTAGTTGAGCCCGATGCACACCACCTTGCCGATCCGGCCGACCGGGGGCCCGACGCGCAGCCCCGCCGCGTCCAGCGCGGGCAGCTCGCCGGCCTCGGCCGCCGCCCGTACCCGGCCCAGCGCGGCGGCGTCGGCGAGCAGCACCCCGTCGATGTCGTCCACGAGTACCGACAGGTCCCTGAGCGTTCCGTCGGCGTCGAGCAACGCGGGGCGCTCCGCCCCGGCGGGACCGACTCGCAGCAGCTTCATGGTCACAATCTCCCTCGATCGCGGACGCCCGGCCGATGGGTGCAGCCAACGGAGCGGACTTGGTCGATCCTCCAATCCGGCCGTCCACTCCGCAATACCGTGTTCACGTACTGGACTGCCCTCCCGCTCCCGGCCCGCGGCCCGGCGGTGCGCCACCGGGCGGCCCGCACCCCCACCCGTGAAGCGCGGCACGCTCCTCAGCGGTACAGGGCGGCCCGCTCCACCGCGCTCCACGTGGTGCTCGTGACGACGTACAGCGCCGCCGCGAGCGGCACCACCGCGACGGTGACGAGCGTGAAGAACGACGTGAACGGCATGAGCCGGTTGACCGCGCCGAGGCCCGGCACCCGTTCCCCGTCGGCCGTCGCGAGCGGGGACGGGTTCTTCGCCGTCATCAGCCGGGTGCGCCGGTAGTTGAAGGCGGCGACCACGGCGACGAGGGCGAACAGCGCGAGGTAGACGAGCCCGGCGGTCCCGAACACCCCGCCGTCGGCGAGGGCGTCGGCCCAGCGTCCGCCGAGCGGCGCGGTGAACAGCCGGTGGGACAGCAGCCCGCCGGCCGAGGAGCTGGAGAAGAGGTGGTAGAGGAGGAAGAAGGCGGGCATCTGGAGCAGGCTGGGCAGGCAGCCGGAGAGCGGCGAGACCCGTTCCTCGGTGTGCAGTTCGAGGACCGCCCGCTGGAGCCGCCCGGGGTCGTCGGCGTGCTTCTCGCGCAGCTCCGCGATCCTCGGCTGCAGCGCGGCCCGGGCGCGCTGCCCGCGGGCGGCGGCCCGGGAGAGCGGATGGACGAGGAGCCGTACCAGCGCGGTGAACAGGACGATCGCGGCGGCGGCCGCGGAGGCGTGGAAAAGCGGCTGGAGCAGGTCGGCGAGCTGATCGACCAGGCGCGCGAAAACGGACATGGGTGGACCCCTTCGTGACGGGTGCGTCGTGCCGGTGTGCGGGGCCCGCCGGCTCAGGGGAGACGGCAGGGCAGGGCGGCAGGACGACCCGCGCGGGGTCACGTTCGGCGGATCACGCTCCGGTGATCATGCGGATGAGCATGTCGGGAAGGCCGCGTGTCTGTACGTGCAGCTGTACCTGCACCTGGACCGGCCGGTGCCCCGCGCGCGGGTCGTCGCGGGGGCGTGTCCGGGTGCCCGGGGCCGGCGGCGCCCCGGGGCGTCGGGGTCGCGCTGCGGCAGGAAGGCCGTACGCCGGGCCCGGTCGCGTATCGCCGTACGGACCCGGGTGGGCGGGACGGTGGGCGCGGAGCGGGCGGCGAGCAGGACGCAGGCGGCGAACGCGGACCCGGCGGCGGCGGTCGCGGCGAGCGCGACGGCGGTGGAGAGACTGCCGGTGTCGAGGAGCGCGGCTTGGAGCAGGAGCAGGCTCACCAGGACCAGCAGCGAGGCGGCGGGACGCGCGACGGCGGAACGACCGCGGACCATGACCTCCCCCTCCCGTGGACCTGCGTGACTTACCTGCCTTGCGCGACCTGTTGCGCGGGATCGACGTGCAGGGGCTCCATGAGCCGCTTGGGCTTGAGCAGCGCCCTGCTGACCGGATCCGCCGGGTCGGGATCGAGTCCCGGCCCCGGCACCATGAGGACGTCCGCGGGGGGCACGAAGGTTCCACAGGCGGGACATTCGCCGTACGGACCGAGTTCGGTGCCGCACCGGGCGTGCTGGAAGGCCCGCAACTGGTTTTCCTGGAAGTGCTCGCGGCCCCACAGCCCCAGCGCCCGCAGCGCGGGCCACAGTGCGGCACCGCGCTCGGTGACGACGTACTCGTCGCGCGGCGGTGCCTCCTGGTAGCGCCGCTTCTCCAGGACCCCCTCCTCGGTCAGCGCCTTCAGCCGGGCCGAGAGGACGGCACGCGGGATGCCGAGGTGGACGAGGAAGTCGTTGTAGCGCCGGACGCCGAAGAGCGCGTCCCGGACGACGAGGAGCGTCCACCGCTCCCCGACGACCTCGAGCGCGCGGGCGATCGAGCATTCCTGCGTCGCGTAGTCCTTGCCCAGTGCCATGCCGTCCACTGTAGCCATTTTCCGCTATGGGTTCAATCAACGAACCTAGGGTGCTACGGTCGGACCATGCCCAAGTTCAGTGAAAGAACTCAGGTCAGAACTCCTCCTCGGCAGCAGGTGGCCGTGCAGGAGAGGAGGGGGAGCCGCCCCGCGCCCCCGCACCCGCGCGCCACGCTCGCCGTCACCAGCGCGGCCACCGCCGTGACCCTGATGACGTACACCGCCCCCGTGGTCACGCTCCCGGACACCGCGGCCGCGCTGCACACCTCGCCCTCCGCCCAGGCCTGGCTGCTGAACGGCACCCCGCTGGGCCTGGCCGCCCTGCTCCTGGTGGCCGGCAGCCTGGCCGACGACTACGGCCGCCGCCGCGTCTTCCTCGCCGGCACCCTCGCCCTCGGCCTCACCACGGCCCTCGGCGGCCTGACGACCTCGACCTTCCTGTTCACCCTCGCCCGTGTCGCCCAGGGCGCGGCGAGCGCCGCGATCCTCGCGAGCAGCCTGGGCCTGCTGGTCACGGCCTTCCCGAGCGCGCGCGGCCGACTGCACGCCACCGGCGTGTGGGGCGCCTTCGTCAGCGCGGGCATCGCGGCGGGCCCGCTGGTCAGCGGGGCGTTCCCGTCCTGGCGGCTGGCGTACGGCGCCCTCGGCGCGGCGGCGCTGCTGACGGCGGCCGTCGGCACCCGCGCCCTGTCCGAGTCCCGGGCCCCACGCGGCGGCCGCCCCGACATCCTCGGCGCCCTGACCTTCGGCACGGCCCTGGTCTCCCTGGTCGCCGCCCTCACCCTCGGCCGCGACGGCTGGCTGCGCGCACCGGTGGGCCTGCTGTTCGCGGCCACGGTGGTCCTGCTCGCCCTGTTCACGGTCGTGGAGCGCCGGACTTCCACCCCCATGATCGACCTCTCCCTCCTGCGCCGGCCCGGCTTCCTCGCCTCCTCGGCGGGCGGCCTGTTCACGGGCCTGACGGTGATCGGCCTCTTCAGCTACCTCCCCGCCCTGCTCCAGCGGACCGAGCGCCTGTCCGCGATGAACACCGCCTGGCTGTTCCTCCTCTGGTCGGGCCTGTCCTTCGTCGTCGCCCTGCAGGCCAAGCGGCTGGCGGGCCGGGTGGCGCCCCGCCGGCAGATGGCGGCGGGCTTCCTGCTGCACGCGGCGGGCGCGCTGACGATGCTGGGCGCGATCGGCGCGGGCTCGTGGACACGGATGCTGCCCGGCCTGGTCCTCGGCGGTGTGGGCAGCGGCCTGCTGAACGCGGCGCTGCCGCTGGTGGCGGTGGACTCGGTACCGGCCGAGCGTGCCGCGATGGGCTCCGGCGCCCAGCAGACGTTCCGCTACATCGGCTCCTGCGCCGGCGTCGCCCTCACCATCGCCCTCGTCACCTCGTCGGGCGGCGGCCCGGCCCACGGCGCGAACGTGGCGATGACGGTCTCGGCGGTACTGGCCGTGCTCGGCGCGGCGGTGGTGGGACTGCTGCGGGAGCGGGCGTGAGGACGGGTCCGGGCCTGAGGACGGGTCCGGGCCTGAGGACGGGAGCGGCTCCGCTCATCCCCGGGGCCGCATCGACCTCAGCTTCCCCCACACCGCCATCCGGTACCGCGAGGTGAACTCGGGGGTGCAGGTGGTCAGGGTGATGTAGTAGCCCGGCCGGTCGTACCCGTACCCGGGCCGGACGAGCGAGCGCGGCACGGGTCGTACGACACCCGAGTCGCGGGCGGACGTCCGCGGCAGGATCCGGTCGACGGTGTACGTGTAGACCGCCGCCCTCGTCTCCACCTCCACCGTGTCGCCCCGCCGGAGCCTCGGCAGGTACCGGAAGGGCTCGCCGTGGGTGTTGCGGTGCCCGGCGAGGGCGAAGTTGCCCGCCTGGCCCGGCTGCTGGGTGCCCGGGTAGTGGCCGACGTACCCCTTGTTCAGGACGTCCTGCTTGCTCACGCCCTCCGCGACGGGGACGCGGAGCCCCAGCCGGGGCACGAGGAGAACCGCGTACGCCTGGGAGCGGCGCGGCCTCCCGCCGACGACGGAGCCGGAC
Above is a genomic segment from Streptomyces collinus Tu 365 containing:
- a CDS encoding LLM class F420-dependent oxidoreductase, whose protein sequence is MSESTDSARTVKESIGRYGVWNVGLREEDPARRGDIAEAAAELEQLGYGTAWLGGSSAPRHAAPLLEATSRLVVGTSIQSIWQYEAEESAAGFAELESAHPGRFLLGLGVSHAKLADQYRRPYSALVGYLDALDTAGVPAGRRVLAALGPKTLELSRDRSAGAIPYLVTPEHTARAREILGETPLLAPEFAVVLETDPGTARALAREHLSMYLALPNYTNSFRRLGYTDDDLADGGSDRLVDALYAWGDESRIHTRLTAFHEAGADHVAIQVVDGGSRESLPREAWRRLAPLLG
- a CDS encoding MFS transporter → MPKFSERTQVRTPPRQQVAVQERRGSRPAPPHPRATLAVTSAATAVTLMTYTAPVVTLPDTAAALHTSPSAQAWLLNGTPLGLAALLLVAGSLADDYGRRRVFLAGTLALGLTTALGGLTTSTFLFTLARVAQGAASAAILASSLGLLVTAFPSARGRLHATGVWGAFVSAGIAAGPLVSGAFPSWRLAYGALGAAALLTAAVGTRALSESRAPRGGRPDILGALTFGTALVSLVAALTLGRDGWLRAPVGLLFAATVVLLALFTVVERRTSTPMIDLSLLRRPGFLASSAGGLFTGLTVIGLFSYLPALLQRTERLSAMNTAWLFLLWSGLSFVVALQAKRLAGRVAPRRQMAAGFLLHAAGALTMLGAIGAGSWTRMLPGLVLGGVGSGLLNAALPLVAVDSVPAERAAMGSGAQQTFRYIGSCAGVALTIALVTSSGGGPAHGANVAMTVSAVLAVLGAAVVGLLRERA
- a CDS encoding fumarylacetoacetate hydrolase family protein; this encodes MKLLRVGPAGAERPALLDADGTLRDLSVLVDDIDGVLLADAAALGRVRAAAEAGELPALDAAGLRVGPPVGRIGKVVCIGLNYHDHARETGAEPPAEPVIFFKAADTVVGPNDTVLVPRGSTKTDWEVELAVVVGRTARYLESAEEGLAHVAGYAVAHDVSEREFQIERGGTWDKGKNCETFNPLGPWLVTADEVPDPQRLSLRLWVNGELRQDGTTAEQIFPVGEVVRYVSHFMTLYPGDVINTGTPAGVAMGHPDPKPYLRAGDVVELEVEGLGRQRQELKDA
- a CDS encoding winged helix-turn-helix transcriptional regulator, which translates into the protein MALGKDYATQECSIARALEVVGERWTLLVVRDALFGVRRYNDFLVHLGIPRAVLSARLKALTEEGVLEKRRYQEAPPRDEYVVTERGAALWPALRALGLWGREHFQENQLRAFQHARCGTELGPYGECPACGTFVPPADVLMVPGPGLDPDPADPVSRALLKPKRLMEPLHVDPAQQVAQGR
- a CDS encoding class E sortase, coding for MRMRVVRHRDRRRRARWRRGLLGSGELLVTVGAVLMLLVVHQLWWTNREARQGAAREVRTLEREWGNGGGTGVPSGGASPPGASPGSASAGPRPPAGAGAGAGAGGGGPRGASGSVVGGRPRRSQAYAVLLVPRLGLRVPVAEGVSKQDVLNKGYVGHYPGTQQPGQAGNFALAGHRNTHGEPFRYLPRLRRGDTVEVETRAAVYTYTVDRILPRTSARDSGVVRPVPRSLVRPGYGYDRPGYYITLTTCTPEFTSRYRMAVWGKLRSMRPRG
- a CDS encoding YidC/Oxa1 family membrane protein insertase, which codes for MSVFARLVDQLADLLQPLFHASAAAAAIVLFTALVRLLVHPLSRAAARGQRARAALQPRIAELREKHADDPGRLQRAVLELHTEERVSPLSGCLPSLLQMPAFFLLYHLFSSSSAGGLLSHRLFTAPLGGRWADALADGGVFGTAGLVYLALFALVAVVAAFNYRRTRLMTAKNPSPLATADGERVPGLGAVNRLMPFTSFFTLVTVAVVPLAAALYVVTSTTWSAVERAALYR
- a CDS encoding heme-degrading domain-containing protein; this translates as MHHPQITPRFAPEITPSVEELEEQERRLVFDRFTHDDAWALGSLLVELARERRAPVAVDIHRGGQQLFHAALPGSTPDNDAWISRKRRVVERYGASSYLVGARFRAKGTTFEESSRLDPDTYAAHGGCFPVRVEDAGVIGTVTVSGLPQLQDHRFVVEALERFLGK